The DNA window AAAAACAGCAAAAAATGTTGAAGAAgtactaaaatatttaatttttgatttttattCCATTCAAATAGaacattatttataacatttattttttgattactccttttttttttttttttttttttttttaggcTTTTATTTACACTGCAcggaaaatatatgataatatcCTAGAAGATGTTTATGACTTGAGCAACGAGGTaatatttagtttttttatatatacttgtatatgctagtgtacatatacacacgtaAGCTTAAACATATGTGGTATTCCGTAAAAATGTTCACCTTTGTAGTCGTATGGAATTAAATATGGGCCAACTAACCAGTACTCAAGAGTGAAATTAGGTAAAAAATTCGCAAATGGGTACATAATACATCCACTGTATACTCcacaatattattttgtttctttattaattacatttatgttttgctttatttcagcttcattttgtttatttcgttttattttattttgctttaatttattttactttattcagttttattttgtttattttgttttactttattttactttaagaTATGCCTTCTTTACCGGAATCAAGATCATCATTTAGCTGTTGTTAAGTTTTTGTAATGACCACTGGCATGCTTTTTTACAGTattttcatgtatatatatgtgtatatgtatatacatttttatatgcgtatgtatatgtacattctttataattaaatattattcataaaaaaaatgactagttagttttttttttcttttttaaaattatattttaataatattttattgcatgatttaatttattgttcttggtttttgcttttttttttcttttttagtgtatgtgtatattaatttgttcatttatatttaaaaatgcaattttttttttttctttttttctttttttttatatttctaaattacttaaattttatttattaaaatttaaaataagaggaaaaaaagaaaatcagaaaatatttacttttttttctttttttttttaatttttttttttttccaattttcACATTCTACGTGAATcgcaaattttaaaaagagaaataggCAAAATAATAGTTTATTTTCACTTcgcttaaaaatattataagaaacaagaaaaaagtaTCAATGCGTATATGCTTATAGAGCATATGAATATGAAGGAAAAAAGTATAACGATAAAgtttgtatgtgtgtattatgtatgtatgtgtattatATACACACGCATAAGCGAAtgcagtaaaaaaaatatcttactatgaatgttttaattatttatttattattttttttttttttgatactTGAATTTTcacattaaattttttagtattccttagttttatttgttttatgtaCTGTGAATAGTGTCATAACTGTGGGCACTGTAATGACATAAACAATCATTTTCAAATACATCTGCGGAATAATTGTCGTGAAAGTCATTATCTGCAGAATCATTCCTACTAATATTATCGCTTTCTTCACTAGTACAATCATATGAAGATGAATAATACTCGTTTAAATAATTTGCACAGTACATATTTTGCTCTACTGTTGTTTCTGTGTTATAAAtctcatatatttttctttttttttttcttcttttttttttatatatctcttttatttctttatcaCTGTTTTCCAAGTTTTTCTCTCGTTTGCTGCTGTTGCAACTTCCACTTTCGCTTTGTTCATCTTCCCCTTGATGGTCGTAACACTGTGATGAAACGTCTATCgctatatttacaaaatccCTTTTTTTGTCGTTTAAAcgattctttaaaaatttatactcTTCAGAATTTTTATAAGTAGTTGCATTTGTATACCCATTATATAAATAgcaattttttatactttcatTTGCTTCGTCCTCATCATATTCTAACGTCTCATAAGATAACATTCCATTTTCTAAATAGGAGCTGCTATATAAatcatcattttcattaGTTCTACTATCATCGCTAGATTGTGTTGTGTTATAATTCGATTCACATGTGGAAAtttgattatttaaaaagaaagaacTACTATATTCAGGTTCTAAATGtgtttcattattatataggTCAATTATATAATGCTCACTTggattattttcatatatctcttctgtatatatatttgttttatttttcactgcattaccttttttttttattattttatcttcgtatgttgtaatttttatgcgctctaattttctattgataattttgtttcttaaaaaaaaattacttataGGTTGTTTGTAATtgctaattttataatatgtattattacacaaaattgcaaatacattattatatatatatttagtatataaattaataaatttggTTGTAGATTTATTTAAGATTGTGGTAGAGTAACTCCTGCATATAAGATCCAAaactattttaaatgtttccTTAATTACACTAACTTTCAAggctaatttttttaatcctCCTTTTCCCAATAATTCATGTGGTATCCTTGAAAAATGTTTCCATAGCATCTTTTTATGgttgttataaaaaattaaattttcccGTTACGAAAAAccataattatattgtttacaaaaaaaaattaaactttacaaataaataaataaaataaaacaaaacaaaataaaataacgaagatatataaaataatgaaatataacaaacgggttatttaaaaagattaaaagTAAACATTAAATTGAACTTCAACAATTAATTCAAAACATATAGGGCCATTTATGCATGTATTGAATTcttaatgtatataactttat is part of the Plasmodium malariae genome assembly, chromosome: 14 genome and encodes:
- the PmUG01_14065500 gene encoding conserved Plasmodium protein, unknown function, with translation MLWKHFSRIPHELLGKGGLKKLALKVSVIKETFKIVLDLICRSYSTTILNKSTTKFINLYTKYIYNNVFAILCNNTYYKISNYKQPISNFFLRNKIINRKLERIKITTYEDKIIKKKGNAVKNKTNIYTEEIYENNPSEHYIIDLYNNETHLEPEYSSSFFLNNQISTCESNYNTTQSSDDSRTNENDDLYSSSYLENGMLSYETLEYDEDEANESIKNCYLYNGYTNATTYKNSEEYKFLKNRLNDKKRDFVNIAIDVSSQCYDHQGEDEQSESGSCNSSKREKNLENSDKEIKEIYKKKRRKKKRKIYEIYNTETTVEQNMYCANYLNEYYSSSYDCTSEESDNISRNDSADNDFHDNYSADVFENDCLCHYSAHSYDTIHST